The Salmo salar chromosome ssa06, Ssal_v3.1, whole genome shotgun sequence genome window below encodes:
- the s2540 gene encoding Solute carrier family 25 member 40 has translation MGERPVVTPSAGITPVQQMLASGTGALLTSLFVTPLDVVKIRLQAQQTPFYQGKCFLYCNGLMDHIYVCQYGASCTSWYKTPTHFSGTLDAFVKITRNEGVRSLWSGLPPTLVMAVPATVIYFTCYDQLRDLLRYGMGFQGNYIPLVAGGLARLGAVSVISPLELVRTKMQSQKLTYSELRVCIRSSVAQDGWLSLWRGWGPTVLRDVPFSALYWFNYELVKAQLCDQYDVSQATFSISFTAGAISGAVAAIMTLPFDVVKTRRQIQLGEMETLGVPVKNPTSTWHIMRGIWAESGYRGLFAGFLPRVIKVAPACAVMISTYEFGKIFFQKMNLDREQQAC, from the exons ATGGGGGAGCGGCCTGTTGTTACCCCCTCGGCTGGGATCACTCCAGTGCAGCAGATGCTGGCCTCTGGCACTGGGGCGCTGCTCACATCACTGTTCG tcACACCACTGGACGTGGTGAAGATAAGGCTGCAGGCCCAGCAAACACCATTCTATCAAG GGAAGTGCTTCCTGTATTGTAATGGCCTGATGGATCACATCTATGTGTGTCAGTATGGGGCCAGCTGCACCAGCTGGTACAAAACACCAACCCACTTCAGTGGCACCCTG GATGCTTTTGTGAAGATCACGCGCAACGAGGGGGTCAGGTCTCTGTGGAGCGGGCTGCCTCCCACGCT GGTGATGGCGGTGCCTGCCACGGTCATCTACTTCACCTGCTATGACCAGCTCAGAGACTTACTGCGCTACGGCATGGGGTTCCAAGGCAACTACATCCCCCTGGTGGCAGGGGGTCTCGCTAGAC TGGGAGCAGTGAGTGTGATCAGCCCATTAGAGCTGGTGCGTACCAAGATGCAGTCCCAGAAGCTGACCTACAGCGAGCTGAGGGTGTGTATCCGCTCTAGTGTTGCCCAGGATGGCTGGCTGTCCCTGTGGAGGGGCTGGGGACCCACCGTCCTACGAGACGTCCCCTTCTCAG ccCTGTACTGGTTCAACTATGAGCTGGTGAAGGCCCAGCTGTGTGATCAGTACGATGTGTCTCAGGCCACCTTCTCCATCAGCTTCACAGCAGGGGCCATCTCTGGAGCT GTGGCTGCCATTATGACCCTACCTTTTGACGTGGTGAAGACGCGGAGACAGATCCAactgggagagatggagacactgGGAG TCCCTGTGAAGAATCCCACATCCACATGGCATATCATGAGGGGAATTTGGGCTGAATCGGGATACAGGGGGCTCTTTGCAG GTTTCCTACCCAGGGTGATCAAAGTGGCCCCAGCCTGTGCTGTCATGATCAGCACCTATGAGTTTGGGAAGATCTTCTTCCAGAAGATGAACCTTGACCGGGAGCAACAGGCCTGCTGA
- the s2540 gene encoding solute carrier family 25 member 40 isoform X1 — protein sequence MGERPVVTPSAGITPVQQMLASGTGALLTSLFVTPLDVVKIRLQAQQTPFYQALAADSASWSGVIRPSKWKCFLYCNGLMDHIYVCQYGASCTSWYKTPTHFSGTLDAFVKITRNEGVRSLWSGLPPTLVMAVPATVIYFTCYDQLRDLLRYGMGFQGNYIPLVAGGLARLGAVSVISPLELVRTKMQSQKLTYSELRVCIRSSVAQDGWLSLWRGWGPTVLRDVPFSALYWFNYELVKAQLCDQYDVSQATFSISFTAGAISGAVAAIMTLPFDVVKTRRQIQLGEMETLGVPVKNPTSTWHIMRGIWAESGYRGLFAGFLPRVIKVAPACAVMISTYEFGKIFFQKMNLDREQQAC from the exons ATGGGGGAGCGGCCTGTTGTTACCCCCTCGGCTGGGATCACTCCAGTGCAGCAGATGCTGGCCTCTGGCACTGGGGCGCTGCTCACATCACTGTTCG tcACACCACTGGACGTGGTGAAGATAAGGCTGCAGGCCCAGCAAACACCATTCTATCAAG CTTTAGCTGCTGACTCTGCTTCATGGAGTGGTGTAATCCGCCCCTCCAAAT GGAAGTGCTTCCTGTATTGTAATGGCCTGATGGATCACATCTATGTGTGTCAGTATGGGGCCAGCTGCACCAGCTGGTACAAAACACCAACCCACTTCAGTGGCACCCTG GATGCTTTTGTGAAGATCACGCGCAACGAGGGGGTCAGGTCTCTGTGGAGCGGGCTGCCTCCCACGCT GGTGATGGCGGTGCCTGCCACGGTCATCTACTTCACCTGCTATGACCAGCTCAGAGACTTACTGCGCTACGGCATGGGGTTCCAAGGCAACTACATCCCCCTGGTGGCAGGGGGTCTCGCTAGAC TGGGAGCAGTGAGTGTGATCAGCCCATTAGAGCTGGTGCGTACCAAGATGCAGTCCCAGAAGCTGACCTACAGCGAGCTGAGGGTGTGTATCCGCTCTAGTGTTGCCCAGGATGGCTGGCTGTCCCTGTGGAGGGGCTGGGGACCCACCGTCCTACGAGACGTCCCCTTCTCAG ccCTGTACTGGTTCAACTATGAGCTGGTGAAGGCCCAGCTGTGTGATCAGTACGATGTGTCTCAGGCCACCTTCTCCATCAGCTTCACAGCAGGGGCCATCTCTGGAGCT GTGGCTGCCATTATGACCCTACCTTTTGACGTGGTGAAGACGCGGAGACAGATCCAactgggagagatggagacactgGGAG TCCCTGTGAAGAATCCCACATCCACATGGCATATCATGAGGGGAATTTGGGCTGAATCGGGATACAGGGGGCTCTTTGCAG GTTTCCTACCCAGGGTGATCAAAGTGGCCCCAGCCTGTGCTGTCATGATCAGCACCTATGAGTTTGGGAAGATCTTCTTCCAGAAGATGAACCTTGACCGGGAGCAACAGGCCTGCTGA
- the s2540 gene encoding solute carrier family 25 member 40 isoform X2, translating to MGERPVVTPSAGITPVQQMLASGTGALLTSLFGKCFLYCNGLMDHIYVCQYGASCTSWYKTPTHFSGTLDAFVKITRNEGVRSLWSGLPPTLVMAVPATVIYFTCYDQLRDLLRYGMGFQGNYIPLVAGGLARLGAVSVISPLELVRTKMQSQKLTYSELRVCIRSSVAQDGWLSLWRGWGPTVLRDVPFSALYWFNYELVKAQLCDQYDVSQATFSISFTAGAISGAVAAIMTLPFDVVKTRRQIQLGEMETLGVPVKNPTSTWHIMRGIWAESGYRGLFAGFLPRVIKVAPACAVMISTYEFGKIFFQKMNLDREQQAC from the exons ATGGGGGAGCGGCCTGTTGTTACCCCCTCGGCTGGGATCACTCCAGTGCAGCAGATGCTGGCCTCTGGCACTGGGGCGCTGCTCACATCACTGTTCG GGAAGTGCTTCCTGTATTGTAATGGCCTGATGGATCACATCTATGTGTGTCAGTATGGGGCCAGCTGCACCAGCTGGTACAAAACACCAACCCACTTCAGTGGCACCCTG GATGCTTTTGTGAAGATCACGCGCAACGAGGGGGTCAGGTCTCTGTGGAGCGGGCTGCCTCCCACGCT GGTGATGGCGGTGCCTGCCACGGTCATCTACTTCACCTGCTATGACCAGCTCAGAGACTTACTGCGCTACGGCATGGGGTTCCAAGGCAACTACATCCCCCTGGTGGCAGGGGGTCTCGCTAGAC TGGGAGCAGTGAGTGTGATCAGCCCATTAGAGCTGGTGCGTACCAAGATGCAGTCCCAGAAGCTGACCTACAGCGAGCTGAGGGTGTGTATCCGCTCTAGTGTTGCCCAGGATGGCTGGCTGTCCCTGTGGAGGGGCTGGGGACCCACCGTCCTACGAGACGTCCCCTTCTCAG ccCTGTACTGGTTCAACTATGAGCTGGTGAAGGCCCAGCTGTGTGATCAGTACGATGTGTCTCAGGCCACCTTCTCCATCAGCTTCACAGCAGGGGCCATCTCTGGAGCT GTGGCTGCCATTATGACCCTACCTTTTGACGTGGTGAAGACGCGGAGACAGATCCAactgggagagatggagacactgGGAG TCCCTGTGAAGAATCCCACATCCACATGGCATATCATGAGGGGAATTTGGGCTGAATCGGGATACAGGGGGCTCTTTGCAG GTTTCCTACCCAGGGTGATCAAAGTGGCCCCAGCCTGTGCTGTCATGATCAGCACCTATGAGTTTGGGAAGATCTTCTTCCAGAAGATGAACCTTGACCGGGAGCAACAGGCCTGCTGA